The proteins below come from a single Phycisphaeraceae bacterium genomic window:
- the mntR gene encoding manganese-binding transcriptional regulator MntR, whose protein sequence is MKRVTDKVAMRKTRADHSNETAEDYVEAIAEVIEQLGKCRVVDLASRFGVSHVTVTRIIMRLESVGLVTTEPYRPIELTAAGQKLARESRQRHDIVYRFLIAIGIDARTAAIDAEGIEHHVSRKTLDRFAAIADAHKPSS, encoded by the coding sequence ATGAAACGAGTCACTGACAAGGTTGCGATGCGAAAGACGCGTGCGGACCACTCCAATGAAACGGCCGAAGACTATGTCGAAGCCATCGCTGAAGTCATTGAGCAACTCGGCAAGTGTCGCGTAGTCGATCTGGCATCGAGATTTGGTGTGAGCCATGTGACTGTAACGCGGATTATCATGCGTCTCGAAAGTGTCGGCCTGGTCACGACCGAGCCCTATCGCCCGATCGAACTGACGGCGGCAGGACAAAAACTCGCCCGAGAGTCGCGGCAGAGGCATGACATCGTGTACCGGTTTCTGATTGCGATCGGCATAGACGCACGAACCGCTGCGATTGACGCTGAGGGGATCGAACACCACGTCAGTCGCAAGACACTGGACCGTTTCGCGGCCATCGCCGACGCACACAAACCATCCTCTTGA